The Synechocystis sp. PCC 6714 genome includes the window AGCCCCGCTCCGCTAGTCAAATTGAGGAAATTAAACATCAAATCCGGGTGCAAGCCCAAAAAGAAGAGGAACAACAGGGTTTTATTGACCGGGTGAACAAAGCCTTGGCCGGGGAAACTGTTACTTGGCTAGGGAGTGATCGCCTGCGATTAGAAGCTTTAGAAAAATTTATTCTTTTCCCTGAACAAAACCATCGCCAAGCCTTGGACATTCTCCACACCCTTGGTAAACCTGGCCGCGCCGACGAAACCCAAAACCTCCTGATAGAATTAGGCATCTGGCAACGCCACGAAAATCTCTTTTTGCGTCGTAGCGCTTACCCGAATCAATTCCCCGCCAAGGTATCCGATGTGGCCCATGCTTACTTAATCAATCCTCCCCCCGACCCCGATCAAGAACGCCTCGACCTGACCGGTCTGAAAACCTACACCATCGATGATGAAAGCACTTCAGAAATTGACGATGGACTGAGCGTAGAGACTCTGGCCAACGGCGACCATCGACTCTGGATCCATGTGGCGGACCCCACCCGGCTGTTGAGCCCCAATGATGAACTGGATTTAGAAGCCCGTAAACGTAGTACCAGTCTTTATTTACCCACGGGAATGATTTCCATGTTTCCCCCGGAATTGGCCACGGGGCCGATGAGTTTGCTCCAGGGCCAACGGTGCCCTGCCCTCAGCTTTGGGGTCACTTTGGACGAAGCTGGAGCGGTGACTGACTTTTCCATAGCCCCCAGTTGGGTTAAGCCTACCTATCGTCTCACCTACGAAGATGTGGACGAAATGTTAGTGCTAAAAATCCAAGGGGAACCAGAACTGCCCCTTCTGGCCAACGCCGCCAAAAAACGGGCCCAATGGCGCAAATCCCAGGGAGCCATCACCATCAAAATGCCGGAAGCCATTATTAAAGTTAATGCTGACGATGAGGTGCAAATTTATCTCCAGGAAACTTCCGTTTCTCGTCAACTGGTGGCGGAAATGATGATCCTGGCCGGGGAGTTGGCGGGGCGTTTTTGTCAGGAGCATGGCATTCCGGTGCCATTTCGGGGTCAACCCCAGCCGGAATTACCCTCTGATGAGGAGTTATTGTCCTTGCCACCGGGCCCTGTGCGGGAATGTGCAGTGCGCCGTTGTATGCCCCGCAGTGAAGTGGGGATTACCCCCAGTCGCCACGCCAGTTTGGGGCTAGACCTCTATTCCCAAGCTACTTCCCCCATCCGCCGCTACACAGATTTGATTACCCATTTTCAAATTAAAGCCTACTTACGGGGGCAACCGTTACCTTTTTCTGGGGAGCAGGTACAGGAAATTTTATACAGCGTCATGCCGTCTTCCAAAGAAGCTACGTTGGTGGAACGCCAAACTAACCGCTACTGGAGTTTAGAATTTCTGCGGCGTAACATCAATGAAGTTTGGCAAGGGGTAATGCTCCGCTGGTTACGGGAGGATGATGGTTTGGGTTTAATCCTTTTAGAAGAATTAGGTTTGGAACTGCCCCATCGGTTCGATCGCCCCATTTCCCCCGGCGATCGCCTGAGCCTAAAAGTTAGTAACGCTGATCCCCATAGAGACGAAATTCGTTTTCGGGAATTGTTAGCCAACGAAGCCTAAACTGGAGTTTTTGAGTACTCAAAGATGCCATTAACCTCCCCCTAGTCCACCGATTTGGGGCAATTTTGGACTGGTTAAATGGGGGAAAGAAATTCTTTAAAACGGGGAAGCGGAACCCCATGAAAATTTTTCACCGCTTCCACCAGCGGGCTATGGGCAATCCCTGGCAAATTAAGAGCTAATAATCTTAATTGGTGATTTTATTAGGCAATGCTCAGCAAAAAATATTTTAATTCATAAGTACGGAAATTTTTTTGGACGACTAAAAATCCCTCTCCCATTAGCGTAGTTACAGAGAGTTTAACCTAAGTTAAACATTGAAATTTGACCCTAGTAAATGTAACAACAGATACCACCAAGCCAATAACTTTCACATAGATTGAAATGTAAAAAAACAATCAAGCATAGCTGGTTACTGTACAAGTGAGATAGTGCTTGATTTTGGGCGGAATATGGGGTTAAACTCTACTCATTAATTTCCGTTGTTCCCATGGCAAAATAGTTAACTTAGGATTAAGAAAATAGTTAACTTTAGCATTAATAATTAACTGACAGGTTTCACTCCACCCTTGATGGACTTTATCTGCCCAACCGCCATTTTGCCCCATGCAGTCTCCCCTGTCCTCTTCCCCGGCAACGAATCAGACCAAACTAGGGTTGGCCCATCCGCCGCCATCTCCCCCGAACGTTATGGAAGCTCCCCCCCCCTCCGTTAGTGAAAACCCTAACCTTTACCAGGTTTTGCACAATCTCATTGGCAGAGAGAGCTCTGGCAAGTTGATTGTCCATAGTGAGGGCAATCCCAACATCCAATGGCGGATCTACCTGGGTAATGGACGCATTCACTATGCGGGAAGTGACCAAGGACAATCGGAAAGGCTAAATTACCTGTTCCAACGCTACACCCCCACTAAAAGTATTCGCCTTGACCAGCCCATCACCAGCGATTACCAGTATCTCTGTGAATTGTGGGATTCCCAGCAATTTTCTTTTCAGGAAATTCGCTCTATCTTGGCAAAGTTAACCCAGGAAGCTTTGGTCCAAATTCTTTCCCTTTCCCAGCCGGTCTGCACATTTGAGGAAACGGTAGGTCTAGATCGCCTATTGCTCTATCTCGATTTCAAACAGTTAATGCAGCCGGTAGCTCCGGAAATTAGGCACTGGCTTAAGATCCGCAATGTTATCAACTCCCCTTTCCAACGGACGATCGCCGACAATACCGATGCCATTCTCCCGGGGCTGTGTAAGCTCGAGCACATTACCAGTGACCTGCTTAGCCGCTACCAGGCATTGCCGGAATTAGTGGACCAAAACATGTGTGTGTACGAAATTGCTGAATGTTTACACACCAGTAGCCTCAATGTGGCCATTATTCTCAAAACCTTAGTGGGCCAGGGAATAATCACCATGGGGCCCTACGAACCAGAACAGGAGGATAACCGTCCCGTCATTGCCTGTGTGGACGACAGCCCCTCCATTCAAAGGGTGGTGAGCTTTGCCCTAGAAGCCACTGGGTTTAAGGTTATCAACATCAAACAAGCCGCTAGTGCCTTAACCACTTTGATGCACGCTAAACCAGCCCTGATTTTAATGGACATTAATATGCCTGACATTGATGGGTATCAACTGTGCAGTATTTGCAATAAATCCGAGGCTCTCAAGCATATTCCCATTGTTATGTTGACCGGCCGCAGTGGGGTTTTAGACCGGGTAAAAGCAAAAATGCATGGCTCCGTGGGCTATATTTGTAAACCCTTTCAGCCCCAAGAATTGGTGGAAACGGTGCAGAGCTTTATCTCTGTAACTGCCTAATTACTTAATTACTGTGGGTAAATTGCTTGTCCAACTAGTTTTAATTACTGAGTTGCTTCTTCTATCCTATATCCTATGATTATCATCGTTAGCAATTGTTCAGGGAGATGCCAGTGAAAACTGTTTTAGTCGTGGAAGATACCAAATCTGACCAGCTGTTGGTTCAGGGTCTTTTGAAATCCATGGGCACGGAAACGGTCATTTGTAACAATGCCGATGAAGCCCTGGAATGGTTAGACAAAAATACGGTCCCCGACCTAATTATGTTGGACATCGTCATGCCAGATATTAGTGGTTATGATCTTTGTCGCAAGATCCGCGGTGAGTTGGCCCTTGAAGATGTGCCCATCGTTTTTTGCTCTACCAAAAATGAGGACTATGACCGCTTTTGGGCCCTGCGCCAGGGGGGAAATGCTTATTTGATCAAGCCCTATAGCCCCATTGAGCTGATGAAGACCGTTAAGCCCTACATTTCCTAGAAACTCGACAAGATTACGGCTTTTTCCCTTTAGTTGCAATTATTTTGTTGGTTTGGGCCTATGGTGACGGATTATTTTTGGGTGGATCTGGGTTTGGCGCTGACGGTGGCCATTCCTCTGGTCAAAACTCGGGAGGTGCTGTCCTTTCCCCTCAGTTCCCTTTGCCTAATTCCTGGGGTAAGACCGGAGTTGCTAGGGGTGAGTAATCAGCGGGGGAATTTGCTTTGGGTGGTGGATTTGCCCCGGTTATTGTCCCCTACCACAGCTCAACCCCTCAATTACCGTACCTTGAGCAATACTAAAGCCGTGGTACTGGTGGGGGAGTCGGCCCAGGCGGCGGCTATCGCCAAGGAATTTAAGGGAATTGTCAGCTTTTCTGAAGCGGAGTTAACCCCCATCAATGAGCCTTTTTTGCGATGGGAAGGTAACCGGGACGGGGAAGCCATTCTCATTTTAGATGTGGATCCGATTTTTGCTTGGTTTCAGGGTAGTAGCTCCCTCAAATTTCCCTAGCTATCGTCAAGGTAACCATTAGGTGAGGTTAATCTTTTAGGAAAAACTTTGAGTAATTTATCTTTTACTGCACTGATGGTTTTTACCTTAACTAAGCCTTAATTTTTATCGTTAATTCTGAAACTGTATTGATCCATCGCCCGATTATTTTCTAATTATTTTTAATCTTCATGGTTAGCACCTCCACTAAACCCCAATTTTCCCAAGAAATTCTGGAACTCCAAGCAATGGCTACGGCTACTCCAGATGATCTATTTGCCCAGATTGCCCTGGCCGGTGCCTTACAGGAAGAGGGTTTTTGGGAGGAGGCGGCCCAGTACTACCATCGGGCCCAGGAGTTGGACAGTGATGGTATTTACGGGGAGACCATTAGTAAGGCGTTAGC containing:
- a CDS encoding PleD family two-component system response regulator: MKTVLVVEDTKSDQLLVQGLLKSMGTETVICNNADEALEWLDKNTVPDLIMLDIVMPDISGYDLCRKIRGELALEDVPIVFCSTKNEDYDRFWALRQGGNAYLIKPYSPIELMKTVKPYIS
- a CDS encoding CheW domain-containing protein — protein: MVTDYFWVDLGLALTVAIPLVKTREVLSFPLSSLCLIPGVRPELLGVSNQRGNLLWVVDLPRLLSPTTAQPLNYRTLSNTKAVVLVGESAQAAAIAKEFKGIVSFSEAELTPINEPFLRWEGNRDGEAILILDVDPIFAWFQGSSSLKFP
- a CDS encoding ribonuclease catalytic domain-containing protein gives rise to the protein MEKGQLVEFRHQGERRLAVVDRPDGKKDWVVIDQQGQNHKLKPQRVEYEIPGGPYTVADLPSFLGEVEPYLDPSSLEVAWELLVEDGESITPADLALLLFSEQSPSQCYAAHALLAEDKLYFKQKGDRYEPRSASQIEEIKHQIRVQAQKEEEQQGFIDRVNKALAGETVTWLGSDRLRLEALEKFILFPEQNHRQALDILHTLGKPGRADETQNLLIELGIWQRHENLFLRRSAYPNQFPAKVSDVAHAYLINPPPDPDQERLDLTGLKTYTIDDESTSEIDDGLSVETLANGDHRLWIHVADPTRLLSPNDELDLEARKRSTSLYLPTGMISMFPPELATGPMSLLQGQRCPALSFGVTLDEAGAVTDFSIAPSWVKPTYRLTYEDVDEMLVLKIQGEPELPLLANAAKKRAQWRKSQGAITIKMPEAIIKVNADDEVQIYLQETSVSRQLVAEMMILAGELAGRFCQEHGIPVPFRGQPQPELPSDEELLSLPPGPVRECAVRRCMPRSEVGITPSRHASLGLDLYSQATSPIRRYTDLITHFQIKAYLRGQPLPFSGEQVQEILYSVMPSSKEATLVERQTNRYWSLEFLRRNINEVWQGVMLRWLREDDGLGLILLEELGLELPHRFDRPISPGDRLSLKVSNADPHRDEIRFRELLANEA
- a CDS encoding response regulator, whose translation is MQSPLSSSPATNQTKLGLAHPPPSPPNVMEAPPPSVSENPNLYQVLHNLIGRESSGKLIVHSEGNPNIQWRIYLGNGRIHYAGSDQGQSERLNYLFQRYTPTKSIRLDQPITSDYQYLCELWDSQQFSFQEIRSILAKLTQEALVQILSLSQPVCTFEETVGLDRLLLYLDFKQLMQPVAPEIRHWLKIRNVINSPFQRTIADNTDAILPGLCKLEHITSDLLSRYQALPELVDQNMCVYEIAECLHTSSLNVAIILKTLVGQGIITMGPYEPEQEDNRPVIACVDDSPSIQRVVSFALEATGFKVINIKQAASALTTLMHAKPALILMDINMPDIDGYQLCSICNKSEALKHIPIVMLTGRSGVLDRVKAKMHGSVGYICKPFQPQELVETVQSFISVTA